A stretch of the Filimonas lacunae genome encodes the following:
- a CDS encoding 7TM diverse intracellular signaling domain-containing protein: MRKSLAIWAAFGLVMWCFPVFAQRMVAVTPQLEEHIFVADEISFLKDSSGSIPFSTILHSGDALFQKNQGPGTPQIVQLGIYYWYRVKIKHDSAVNKPFILEFFDQTIDDITAYLPDNQGNYHETRIGDLQPFEHRLFRHKNFELQVDNNNNREQVYYFRIKSSQIADIIIVLRSVTRFVGYALDEYLSFGLFYGMIFIFALYNLIVFFAVRQMQYLYYVLYILSVGLYEMCIDGIAYQYLWPHAIHWNQYAFAVPQLGLSVFTLLFASKLLHVKESLPRVYRLIMAVIALRVIFFLFCWWIKPVWFNYKFLELIPLSVAFGAGIYRFKTGYRPARFFVLGYSFLFTGFMLKFFIMLGYRWLNFGAVSYYSLTLGFILEMFFLSFAIGDKVRLLFIKRERARQEVIKQMTANVLLKDALNQRLEQQVAERTKELVEKNSVIELQNNELNEVNVLLQQQAEEISRMNALLEQDNKSLRTNVEKVTKARVLSASVDFEEFSKIYPDADSCYQFLAQLKWGSAYACKKCGHHHYFAGHQLFSRRCGQCDYEESVLANTLFQNSRIPITKAFYMVFLIYNSKGKISSQKLSDTIGIRQSTCWTYLNRVRTLMEERKKELKQGDEQGWSKLVC, translated from the coding sequence ATGAGAAAAAGCTTGGCTATATGGGCTGCTTTCGGCCTGGTGATGTGGTGTTTTCCGGTTTTTGCGCAGCGTATGGTGGCTGTTACCCCGCAGCTGGAAGAACATATTTTTGTGGCAGATGAAATCTCTTTTCTAAAAGACAGTTCTGGCTCCATTCCTTTTTCTACGATACTGCATTCGGGCGATGCCCTGTTTCAAAAAAATCAAGGGCCGGGTACTCCACAGATTGTACAACTAGGTATTTATTACTGGTACCGGGTAAAAATAAAACACGATTCGGCAGTAAATAAGCCGTTTATCCTGGAATTTTTCGATCAAACCATTGACGATATCACGGCCTACCTGCCAGATAACCAGGGAAATTACCATGAAACGCGTATTGGCGATTTACAACCGTTTGAACACCGTTTGTTCCGTCATAAGAATTTTGAGCTACAGGTAGATAATAACAATAACCGGGAGCAGGTGTACTACTTCCGCATCAAATCGTCGCAAATTGCCGACATTATTATTGTATTGCGGTCTGTAACCCGTTTTGTGGGGTATGCCTTAGACGAGTATTTATCGTTCGGGCTTTTTTATGGGATGATCTTCATTTTTGCCCTGTACAACCTCATCGTGTTTTTTGCAGTAAGGCAAATGCAATACTTATATTATGTACTGTATATATTAAGTGTGGGCCTGTACGAAATGTGTATTGATGGCATTGCTTACCAATACCTGTGGCCACATGCCATCCATTGGAACCAGTATGCTTTTGCGGTGCCGCAGCTGGGGCTAAGCGTGTTTACCTTGTTATTTGCCAGCAAACTGCTGCATGTGAAGGAAAGCCTTCCCCGTGTGTACCGGCTTATTATGGCGGTAATAGCCTTGCGGGTAATCTTTTTTCTGTTTTGCTGGTGGATAAAACCGGTTTGGTTCAATTATAAGTTTTTAGAACTTATTCCTTTGTCGGTAGCTTTTGGAGCGGGCATTTACCGTTTTAAAACAGGCTACCGGCCCGCCCGCTTTTTTGTGCTGGGCTACAGCTTTTTGTTTACAGGCTTTATGCTCAAGTTTTTTATTATGCTGGGATACCGCTGGTTAAATTTTGGAGCGGTAAGTTATTATAGTCTTACACTGGGTTTTATTCTCGAAATGTTTTTCCTCTCTTTTGCTATTGGCGATAAGGTGCGTTTGTTGTTTATCAAGCGTGAGCGTGCCCGGCAGGAAGTGATTAAGCAAATGACTGCGAATGTGCTGTTGAAAGATGCTTTAAACCAACGGTTAGAGCAGCAGGTGGCAGAAAGAACGAAAGAGCTGGTAGAAAAGAATAGCGTTATTGAGCTGCAAAACAACGAGTTAAATGAAGTAAATGTGCTTTTGCAGCAGCAGGCAGAAGAAATTTCGCGAATGAATGCCCTGCTGGAGCAGGATAATAAAAGCCTGCGCACGAATGTAGAAAAGGTAACCAAGGCGAGGGTGCTTTCTGCATCGGTTGATTTTGAAGAGTTCAGCAAAATTTATCCGGATGCAGATAGCTGTTACCAGTTTTTGGCGCAATTAAAATGGGGCAGCGCTTATGCCTGTAAAAAATGCGGGCATCACCACTATTTTGCCGGACACCAGCTATTCAGCCGCCGGTGCGGCCAGTGTGATTATGAAGAATCTGTGCTGGCCAATACCTTGTTTCAAAACAGCCGTATTCCCATTACCAAGGCTTTCTACATGGTTTTTTTGATCTATAATTCCAAAGGGAAAATCTCTTCCCAGAAACTTTCCGACACTATTGGCATCCGGCAAAGCACCTGCTGGACCTATTTAAACCGGGTGCGCACCCTAATGGAAGAGCGTAAAAAAGAACTGAAACAGGGGGATGAGCAGGGGTGGAGCAAGCTGGTTTGCTAA
- a CDS encoding aspartate kinase, whose translation MRVFKFGGASVNSIERIQHAAAIIREYSAEERLVIIISAMGKTTNALEKVAEAFYAGKKEEALELFGVIKNQHITTAKYLLVKQYNACYAQLNDFFTEVEWLLHDKPVRDYAYYYDQIVCIGELFSTTIVSFYLQEVDINNTWLDVRDIIRTDNNFRNANIQWTETETRVKQAVEDVDNIVLTQGFIGCTDDNESTTLGREGSDYTAAVFANILGAENLTIWKDVEGVMNADPKEFPEAQLLQTLSFNEVIEMAYYGAQVIHPKTIKPLQNKGIPLLVKCFLDTSLPGTVISSQRVKNLPPIMVVKQHQALIHLRTHDFSFVGEQPMSQLYQVFGQLNITPNLVQSGAISLQICLDNNSDKIEQLATAVSNTFDVQVEKDLTLLTIRHYTPQQAEERTADKNIVLVQKTKETTQVLYYN comes from the coding sequence ATGAGAGTTTTTAAGTTTGGAGGAGCAAGTGTTAACAGCATAGAAAGAATTCAGCACGCAGCCGCTATTATTCGCGAATACAGTGCCGAAGAGCGTTTGGTCATCATCATTTCCGCCATGGGCAAAACCACCAACGCCCTGGAAAAAGTAGCGGAAGCTTTTTATGCTGGTAAAAAAGAAGAAGCGCTGGAACTGTTTGGCGTTATTAAAAACCAACATATTACCACTGCCAAATACCTGCTGGTAAAACAATACAACGCCTGTTACGCACAGCTGAACGACTTTTTCACCGAAGTAGAATGGCTATTACACGACAAGCCCGTGCGTGATTATGCCTATTACTACGATCAGATTGTTTGCATTGGCGAGCTGTTCAGCACCACTATTGTAAGCTTTTACCTGCAGGAAGTAGACATCAACAACACCTGGCTGGATGTGCGTGACATTATACGCACCGATAACAATTTCCGAAACGCCAATATCCAATGGACCGAAACGGAAACCCGCGTGAAACAGGCTGTGGAAGACGTAGACAACATTGTACTCACCCAGGGCTTTATTGGCTGCACCGACGATAACGAAAGCACCACATTGGGCCGCGAAGGCAGCGACTACACGGCCGCTGTTTTTGCCAATATATTAGGAGCTGAAAACCTCACTATCTGGAAAGATGTGGAAGGCGTAATGAATGCCGATCCAAAAGAGTTTCCGGAAGCGCAGTTGCTGCAAACACTCAGCTTTAACGAGGTGATAGAAATGGCGTATTATGGTGCACAGGTAATTCACCCCAAAACCATCAAACCTTTACAGAACAAGGGCATTCCCCTGCTGGTGAAATGCTTTTTAGATACCTCTTTACCAGGTACTGTTATCAGCAGCCAACGGGTAAAAAACCTACCTCCTATTATGGTGGTAAAGCAACACCAGGCATTGATACACCTGCGTACACACGATTTCTCGTTTGTGGGAGAGCAACCTATGAGCCAGTTATACCAGGTGTTTGGGCAACTAAATATTACTCCTAACCTGGTGCAATCCGGCGCTATTAGCCTGCAAATTTGCCTGGATAATAACAGCGATAAAATTGAGCAACTGGCAACAGCAGTAAGCAACACGTTTGATGTGCAGGTAGAAAAAGACCTTACCCTGTTAACGATAAGGCACTATACCCCACAGCAGGCCGAAGAAAGAACCGCAGATAAAAACATTGTGCTGGTACAAAAAACCAAAGAAACAACACAGGTACTGTACTATAATTAA
- a CDS encoding N-acetylglucosamine kinase: MAVKLIADSGATKCEWQLLDGGKKKKMMTLGISPYFLSSEQIVALLQKELLPKLKGVTVEEVYYYGTGLSNPNNVQIIKGVLKKLFPQAHKEVNHDMFGAARALCQHDKGMACILGTGSNICYYNGKKIVKDSPGLGYVLGDEGSGAYLGKKVIQYFLYNTFDEDLKARFVARFETNGVEILENVYKKPLANRYLASFAVFLAENRGHYMIENIIEDGLNDFFFQHLYKFRESWTMPIHFAGSVAFGFKDVLKDLCGTYELELGRVLKSPMQGLIQFHS, encoded by the coding sequence ATGGCAGTGAAGCTAATAGCCGATAGTGGCGCCACCAAGTGCGAGTGGCAGCTTTTGGATGGGGGTAAGAAGAAAAAAATGATGACATTGGGCATTAGCCCCTACTTTTTATCATCCGAACAGATTGTGGCTTTACTGCAAAAGGAGCTGCTACCCAAGCTAAAAGGGGTTACTGTGGAGGAAGTGTATTATTACGGCACCGGGCTTAGCAATCCCAACAATGTGCAGATTATTAAAGGCGTGCTAAAAAAGCTGTTTCCGCAGGCGCATAAAGAGGTAAACCACGATATGTTTGGCGCTGCCCGTGCCTTATGCCAGCACGACAAGGGAATGGCCTGCATATTGGGAACCGGCAGTAACATTTGCTATTACAACGGGAAAAAGATTGTGAAAGACAGCCCGGGTTTGGGCTATGTGCTGGGTGATGAAGGCAGTGGTGCGTACCTGGGCAAAAAGGTGATTCAGTACTTTTTGTATAACACGTTTGATGAAGATTTGAAGGCGCGTTTTGTAGCCCGCTTTGAAACCAATGGCGTGGAGATATTGGAAAACGTGTACAAGAAGCCACTCGCCAACCGCTACCTGGCTTCTTTTGCGGTGTTCCTGGCCGAAAACCGCGGACACTACATGATTGAGAATATTATTGAAGATGGCCTGAACGACTTTTTCTTCCAGCATTTATATAAGTTCCGGGAAAGCTGGACCATGCCTATTCACTTTGCCGGTAGCGTAGCCTTCGGTTTTAAAGATGTGCTGAAAGACCTGTGCGGTACATACGAGCTGGAACTGGGCCGTGTGTTAAAAAGCCCCATGCAGGGTTTGATCCAATTCCATTCCTGA
- a CDS encoding pyridoxal-phosphate dependent enzyme, translated as MWLNNILETIGNTPMIQLNKITKELPATVLAKVDYFNPGNSIKDRMALKMLEVAEKEGKIKPGGTIIECTSGNTGMGLALAAVVKGYKCIFTTTDKQSKEKIDILKAVGAEVIVCPTNVEPDDPRSYYSIAKKLAAEIPNSYHFNQYDNLANRLAHYETTGPEIWEQTEGRITHLVCTAGTGGTVTGTAMYLKEKNPNVKVWAIDVYGSLLTKFFHTGETDMNEVHPYVSEGFGEDFVPENYDMSVIDHFEQVTDKDGAIMARRIAKEEGLFCGYSAGSCLQGLLQLKNHLKEGDLVVCIFHDHGSRYVAKIYNDQWMMERGFLDVKSFKDIVNSRSSKRLVTATPETTVAETVELMKKFDIEHIPVIKEGELIGAISEGGLFQKIFSNPEIKTAQVQEVLEAPYPVVSFDTPVERLSNLINKDNGAVLAKDEKGDYHIVTKYDVIQSLAK; from the coding sequence ATGTGGTTAAACAACATACTGGAAACCATAGGTAACACACCTATGATACAGTTAAACAAAATAACGAAAGAGCTGCCCGCTACCGTATTGGCTAAAGTAGATTACTTTAACCCCGGTAACTCCATCAAAGACCGCATGGCATTGAAAATGCTGGAAGTGGCCGAAAAAGAAGGTAAAATAAAACCCGGCGGCACCATTATAGAGTGTACCAGCGGCAACACCGGCATGGGCCTGGCACTGGCCGCAGTGGTAAAAGGTTATAAATGTATTTTCACCACTACCGACAAACAATCCAAAGAAAAGATAGACATATTAAAAGCCGTAGGCGCTGAGGTGATTGTATGCCCTACCAATGTAGAGCCCGACGACCCGCGCAGTTATTATTCCATCGCTAAAAAGCTGGCAGCTGAAATACCCAACAGCTACCATTTTAATCAATACGATAACCTGGCCAACAGGCTGGCGCACTACGAAACCACCGGCCCCGAAATATGGGAACAAACCGAAGGCCGTATCACCCACCTGGTATGTACAGCCGGAACAGGTGGCACCGTAACCGGTACAGCCATGTATTTGAAAGAGAAGAACCCCAACGTTAAAGTATGGGCTATTGATGTATACGGCTCGCTGTTAACCAAATTCTTTCATACCGGCGAAACGGATATGAATGAAGTACACCCCTATGTGTCGGAAGGTTTTGGAGAAGACTTTGTTCCCGAAAACTACGATATGAGCGTGATTGACCACTTTGAGCAGGTAACAGATAAAGATGGGGCTATTATGGCACGCCGCATAGCCAAAGAAGAAGGCCTGTTTTGCGGTTACAGCGCTGGCAGCTGCTTACAAGGTTTGCTACAGTTGAAAAACCACCTGAAAGAAGGTGACCTGGTAGTATGTATTTTTCACGACCACGGCAGCCGCTATGTGGCCAAAATATACAACGATCAGTGGATGATGGAAAGAGGTTTCCTGGATGTGAAATCGTTTAAAGATATTGTCAACAGCCGCAGCAGCAAACGCCTGGTTACCGCCACACCCGAAACCACAGTGGCAGAGACGGTAGAGCTGATGAAGAAGTTTGACATTGAACATATCCCCGTTATTAAAGAAGGCGAACTGATAGGTGCCATTAGCGAAGGCGGGCTGTTTCAGAAAATATTCAGCAACCCCGAAATTAAAACAGCGCAGGTACAGGAAGTACTGGAAGCTCCCTACCCCGTAGTATCGTTCGATACCCCGGTAGAACGTTTAAGCAACTTAATTAATAAAGACAACGGCGCCGTACTGGCAAAAGACGAAAAAGGCGATTACCACATTGTAACCAAATACGATGTTATTCAAAGCCTGGCCAAATAA
- a CDS encoding S41 family peptidase gives MVSKKLKVWLPLLFALVLTAGMFLGFKLRGETVTPGFFQNAKKNSLQEVYDLVRSRYVDDINQDSLSNAVIEDVLAHLDPHSVYIPPVEVEGATEDLNGNFQGIGVEFQVFSDTVNVLNVIENGPSYKAGLEVGDKILAVNDTAMIAGKKIKADDVKKLLRGAGGSKVVVTVLRNGDTQKITITRGTIPLPSLDVAYMLTPETGFIRLNKFSETTYQEFMFNLETLQKKGMKKLVLDLRGNGGGYMSEAVAIADQFLSDTKLIVYTEGSKTPRQDYNAKLDGLFEKGQLVVLVDETSASASEILAGALQDWDRATIIGRRTFGKGLVQQPFQLSDGGMLRLTIARYYTPLGRNIQKPYNKGKDKYEDDLIERLHNGELVKADTSTPKGKAYKTAKGHTVYGGGGITPDIFVPFDTASQPRQIIELYLKGTLNSFVYNYYVNNKSFFKQFKSATDFARDFNAGDKEWEAISNYARRDSIDLKPITGKSKTDFLQTIKAYLARQIWRTEGYFEVMNMQDPMIKKALEQ, from the coding sequence ATGGTAAGTAAAAAATTGAAGGTTTGGCTACCACTGCTTTTTGCTTTGGTATTGACAGCAGGTATGTTTTTAGGGTTTAAGTTAAGAGGAGAGACTGTAACACCGGGGTTCTTTCAAAATGCGAAAAAAAACAGCTTACAGGAAGTATACGACCTGGTACGCAGCCGATACGTGGATGATATTAACCAGGATAGTTTAAGCAATGCGGTGATTGAAGATGTGCTTGCTCACCTGGACCCACACTCGGTATACATTCCACCGGTAGAGGTTGAAGGCGCTACAGAAGACCTGAACGGCAATTTCCAGGGTATTGGCGTTGAGTTCCAGGTATTTTCAGATACCGTGAACGTGTTAAACGTAATAGAAAACGGCCCCTCTTATAAAGCAGGCCTGGAAGTGGGCGATAAAATACTGGCGGTAAACGACACCGCTATGATAGCCGGTAAGAAGATTAAAGCCGATGACGTAAAAAAACTGTTGCGCGGCGCTGGTGGCAGCAAAGTAGTGGTGACTGTTTTACGCAACGGCGATACCCAAAAAATCACCATTACCCGCGGCACTATTCCACTTCCTTCACTGGATGTAGCTTATATGCTTACCCCAGAAACCGGTTTTATACGCCTGAACAAGTTTTCAGAAACTACCTACCAGGAGTTTATGTTTAACCTGGAAACCCTGCAGAAAAAAGGCATGAAAAAGCTGGTGTTAGACCTGCGCGGAAACGGCGGCGGTTACATGAGCGAAGCAGTAGCCATTGCCGACCAGTTTTTAAGCGATACCAAGCTGATTGTATATACCGAAGGTAGCAAAACGCCGCGCCAGGATTACAATGCCAAACTGGATGGTTTATTTGAAAAAGGCCAACTGGTTGTGCTGGTAGATGAAACATCTGCATCGGCCAGTGAAATTTTAGCAGGTGCTTTACAGGATTGGGACCGCGCCACTATTATCGGCCGCAGAACCTTTGGTAAAGGCCTGGTGCAGCAACCATTTCAACTGAGTGATGGAGGCATGTTACGCCTTACCATTGCACGCTACTATACCCCGTTAGGCCGCAACATTCAAAAGCCTTATAACAAAGGCAAAGACAAATACGAAGATGACCTCATCGAACGCCTGCACAATGGCGAGCTGGTAAAAGCAGACACCAGCACCCCTAAAGGCAAGGCTTATAAAACAGCGAAAGGCCATACGGTATATGGTGGCGGTGGCATTACCCCTGATATTTTTGTGCCTTTTGACACAGCCAGTCAGCCACGCCAGATCATTGAACTGTATTTAAAAGGAACCTTAAACAGCTTTGTATATAACTATTATGTAAACAACAAAAGCTTCTTTAAGCAGTTTAAATCAGCAACCGATTTTGCACGCGACTTTAATGCCGGTGATAAAGAATGGGAAGCGATTTCCAATTATGCCCGCAGAGATTCTATTGACCTGAAACCTATTACCGGTAAAAGCAAAACAGACTTTTTGCAAACCATTAAAGCCTACCTGGCCCGCCAGATTTGGCGTACAGAAGGTTACTTTGAGGTAATGAACATGCAGGACCCTATGATTAAAAAGGCGCTGGAACAATAA
- the murQ gene encoding N-acetylmuramic acid 6-phosphate etherase: protein MNNLIKVTEQPSHYRHLEQMQVSELLMHINQEDQLVPQAVQKALPQIEQLVHAASDKMLAGGRLFYIGAGTSGRLGILDASECPPTYGVPYGLVVGIIAGGDNAITMAVEFAEDSLEQGWADLLHYQVSAKDVVVGVAASGTTPYVLGALRQCRKKGITTGCIVCNPGSPVAEAADYPVEVIVGPEFVTGSTRMKSGTAQKLVLNMISTSVMIQLGRVHDNSMVNMQLSNDKLIDRGVKMVQEQLGNLQLSYDKAKELLLAHGSVKKAVEAAMAS, encoded by the coding sequence ATGAATAACCTCATAAAGGTAACAGAACAACCATCACACTATCGCCACCTGGAGCAAATGCAGGTGAGCGAGCTTTTAATGCATATCAACCAGGAAGATCAGCTGGTGCCGCAGGCGGTGCAAAAAGCATTGCCGCAAATTGAGCAACTGGTACATGCCGCGAGCGATAAAATGCTGGCAGGTGGCCGCCTGTTTTATATTGGCGCAGGCACCAGCGGCAGGCTGGGCATATTAGATGCCAGCGAATGTCCGCCCACGTATGGTGTGCCTTATGGCCTGGTGGTAGGTATTATTGCCGGTGGCGATAATGCCATTACTATGGCGGTAGAATTTGCCGAAGACAGCCTGGAACAGGGCTGGGCCGATCTGCTGCATTACCAGGTATCGGCAAAAGATGTAGTGGTAGGGGTGGCAGCCAGTGGCACTACTCCATATGTGTTGGGTGCTTTAAGGCAGTGTCGTAAAAAAGGCATTACCACGGGGTGTATTGTATGTAACCCCGGTAGTCCGGTGGCCGAAGCGGCTGACTACCCGGTGGAGGTAATAGTAGGCCCTGAGTTTGTTACCGGCAGCACCCGTATGAAAAGCGGCACCGCACAAAAGCTGGTACTAAACATGATCAGCACCAGCGTGATGATACAACTGGGGCGTGTGCACGACAATAGCATGGTGAACATGCAGCTGAGTAATGATAAACTCATTGACAGGGGCGTTAAAATGGTGCAGGAGCAGCTAGGTAATCTGCAACTCAGCTACGATAAAGCCAAAGAATTACTGTTAGCGCATGGCAGTGTAAAAAAAGCAGTAGAGGCGGCAATGGCTTCTTAA
- a CDS encoding SusC/RagA family TonB-linked outer membrane protein yields the protein MKQKILLLTAFFMMLCLVSIGQTTIKGVVKDSSGNGIAGVSVQVKGTAVGTVTTSNGEYSIAVKDSRAVLEFSFIGYGTQTILVNGRNDFSVTLLPATGEMDAVVVVGYGSQKKKDLTGSVAVVSAADLANRPLVNAGEALQGKAAGVQVTSVSGKPGAGLSIRVRGSSSISAGNDPLYVVDGIPMTDISAYNPNDIESISILKDAASAAIYGTRAANGVVVITTKKGKNGQSRVDLTSYYGTSTTTKKLHVLNAKQYQDYANELYQSTIVTDAMVAATDINWQDEVFKTGNQQNYQVAVSGGSEKTQHYLSLGYMDQTGMVKPASFNRMNARLNLSTKVSKWLTLNTSTLASRNRSNDVTDNAGVARGGVVLSALATPSTVPYYQANGQYIGQNPQTGWENPLGAIKGQYSKTVNDRFVSNLGADATLLKGLVFQSRFGIDYKSNENHYYRDPVATQQGRTDQGSLNETTSREWVWLSEQTLNYTKNWNSHHFSALAGWSAQDSHFDQTYISASRIDSQYRYEDWNRLFARAKVKSAPSKTIDEWGLMSYFGRVTYDYAGKYLFQANMRVDKSSKFAPGNRTAAFPSFSAGWRISEENFMKNVRVVSDLKLRASWGKNGNQEGVGSYEYLNLNNFTSTGDQSVGTIAPLSLTWEKTTQTNVGIDAAFLNKRLTFTADFYVKRTNDVLVRVPLSGQIVSSVLMNSGSMRNIGEEFVISSKNILKKDFSWTTDFNIAFNQNKVLAIAGDIGNLTAFGAIYDKGNAISLSKGYGLGQFFGYQAAGVDPATGKQLYVNKNGEQVDYSGLVPSDRKFIGSALPTFTYGMTNTFSYKNFDLSVFLQGSQGNKIYNGVRSETESMKDSRNQSTAVLRRWRKAGDITDIPGVERASDNNSAISTRFLENGSYLRFKTITLSYRLDQKLMSKIGFKGASVYISGQNLFTITKYTGFDPEVSSYGSSNNSQDNRNVSLGIDYGAYPQAKIFLAGINVNL from the coding sequence ATGAAGCAAAAAATTTTGTTGCTGACTGCTTTCTTTATGATGCTTTGCCTGGTGTCAATAGGGCAAACTACCATTAAGGGGGTAGTTAAAGATTCTTCCGGTAATGGAATTGCCGGAGTATCTGTTCAGGTTAAAGGTACTGCTGTGGGTACTGTAACCACTAGTAATGGAGAATACTCCATTGCGGTAAAAGATAGCAGGGCTGTACTGGAATTTTCATTTATCGGGTATGGCACGCAAACTATTCTGGTAAATGGCCGTAACGATTTTAGTGTAACATTATTACCTGCCACTGGCGAAATGGATGCGGTGGTAGTGGTGGGCTATGGCTCGCAAAAAAAGAAAGATCTGACAGGTTCTGTAGCAGTGGTTTCTGCTGCCGACCTGGCCAACAGGCCATTGGTTAATGCCGGAGAAGCATTACAGGGTAAAGCGGCTGGTGTGCAGGTAACCTCGGTTTCGGGTAAGCCTGGTGCAGGGCTTTCTATCCGTGTTCGTGGTTCTTCTTCCATTAGTGCCGGTAATGACCCTTTGTATGTAGTGGATGGTATTCCTATGACGGATATCAGCGCTTATAACCCTAACGATATTGAATCTATCTCTATATTAAAAGATGCGGCTTCTGCTGCTATATATGGTACCAGGGCTGCCAATGGGGTAGTGGTAATTACTACTAAAAAAGGCAAGAACGGACAGTCGAGGGTAGATCTTACTTCTTACTACGGCACCAGCACTACTACTAAAAAGCTGCATGTGCTGAATGCGAAACAATACCAGGACTATGCCAATGAATTATATCAGTCTACTATTGTTACAGATGCTATGGTAGCTGCTACAGATATTAACTGGCAGGATGAAGTGTTTAAAACCGGTAATCAACAAAACTACCAGGTGGCTGTTTCCGGTGGTAGTGAAAAAACGCAACATTATCTGTCGTTGGGCTATATGGACCAGACAGGTATGGTAAAGCCGGCTTCTTTCAATCGTATGAATGCCCGGTTAAACCTCTCTACCAAAGTAAGCAAGTGGTTGACTTTAAATACTTCTACCCTGGCATCACGCAACAGAAGTAATGATGTAACTGATAATGCCGGTGTGGCAAGAGGTGGTGTGGTGCTGTCTGCATTGGCTACGCCTTCTACCGTTCCTTATTACCAGGCTAATGGTCAATATATTGGTCAAAACCCGCAAACGGGATGGGAAAACCCGCTGGGTGCTATCAAAGGCCAGTATAGCAAAACAGTAAACGACCGGTTTGTATCTAATTTAGGAGCAGATGCTACTTTGTTAAAGGGTCTGGTGTTTCAATCTCGTTTTGGTATTGACTACAAATCCAACGAAAACCATTATTACAGAGATCCGGTAGCTACGCAGCAGGGCCGCACCGATCAGGGCTCGCTTAACGAAACCACCAGCAGGGAATGGGTATGGTTAAGTGAACAAACTTTAAACTATACCAAAAACTGGAACAGCCATCACTTTTCTGCACTGGCAGGGTGGAGTGCGCAGGACTCGCATTTTGATCAAACCTATATTTCTGCATCCCGTATCGATTCGCAATATCGTTATGAAGACTGGAACCGTTTGTTTGCCAGGGCTAAGGTAAAAAGTGCACCTTCCAAAACCATTGATGAGTGGGGCCTGATGTCTTATTTTGGCAGGGTTACTTACGATTATGCCGGCAAGTATCTGTTCCAGGCTAATATGCGCGTGGATAAATCTTCCAAATTTGCACCAGGCAACAGAACAGCCGCATTTCCTTCTTTCTCTGCCGGTTGGAGAATTTCAGAAGAAAATTTCATGAAAAATGTGCGTGTGGTGAGCGATTTAAAACTGCGTGCATCCTGGGGTAAAAATGGTAACCAGGAAGGTGTAGGCAGCTACGAATATTTAAATCTGAACAACTTCACCAGCACAGGTGACCAGTCGGTAGGTACTATTGCGCCGCTTTCGCTTACCTGGGAAAAGACCACACAAACCAACGTTGGTATTGATGCGGCATTCTTAAACAAGCGGTTAACCTTTACTGCCGATTTTTATGTGAAAAGAACCAACGATGTGTTGGTGCGTGTACCGTTAAGCGGACAAATTGTATCCAGTGTGCTAATGAACAGTGGTTCTATGCGTAACATAGGGGAGGAGTTTGTGATATCCAGTAAAAACATTCTCAAAAAAGACTTTAGCTGGACTACCGATTTCAATATTGCCTTTAACCAAAACAAGGTACTGGCTATTGCAGGTGATATTGGTAATCTTACTGCATTTGGCGCTATCTACGATAAGGGTAATGCTATCAGCCTTTCTAAAGGATATGGTTTAGGTCAGTTCTTTGGATACCAGGCTGCTGGTGTTGATCCTGCAACGGGTAAGCAGTTATATGTAAATAAAAATGGTGAGCAGGTGGATTATTCCGGCCTGGTGCCCTCTGACCGTAAGTTTATTGGTAGTGCTTTACCTACGTTTACGTATGGTATGACCAACACGTTTTCTTACAAAAACTTTGATCTGAGCGTGTTTTTGCAAGGTTCACAGGGTAATAAAATTTATAATGGCGTAAGGTCTGAAACAGAAAGTATGAAAGACTCGCGTAACCAAAGCACAGCGGTATTGCGCAGATGGCGTAAGGCAGGTGATATTACCGACATTCCGGGTGTAGAACGTGCCAGTGATAATAACTCTGCTATCTCTACCCGTTTCCTGGAAAATGGTTCTTACCTGCGTTTTAAAACCATCACTCTTTCTTACAGGCTGGATCAGAAGCTGATGAGTAAAATAGGTTTCAAAGGCGCTTCTGTATACATCTCTGGCCAAAATCTGTTTACTATCACTAAGTACACTGGCTTTGATCCGGAAGTGAGTTCTTATGGATCTTCCAACAACAGCCAGGACAACAGGAACGTATCACTGGGTATTGATTATGGAGCCTATCCGCAGGCTAAAATATTCCTGGCGGGAATTAACGTAAACCTGTAA